A window of Parasynechococcus marenigrum WH 8102 contains these coding sequences:
- the coxB gene encoding cytochrome c oxidase subunit II encodes MQIPSAIVTLVIGMLLALGGLWIGQNINLLPIDASVNAPIYDELFQVLFTIGTILFVGIVGLLVYSLIRFRRRSGQLGDGIAIEGNLPLEIFWTAVPAIVVLFVGLYSYDIYDRMGGMVPLAHDHMAVSGEERIWGGISSGSTLTDNTSATALPIDVTAMQFAFLFHYPEGDITAGELHVPANRPVTLHMEAKDVIHAFWVPEFRLKQDVIPGQPTQLSFTATRPGRYPIVCAELCGPYHGGMRSTVVVDEPDEWDAWFSSNAKTEDTTTT; translated from the coding sequence ATGCAGATCCCATCAGCCATCGTCACCCTGGTGATCGGAATGCTCCTCGCCTTAGGGGGGCTTTGGATCGGCCAGAACATCAATCTTCTGCCGATTGATGCCAGCGTGAATGCACCGATTTACGACGAGCTCTTTCAGGTTCTGTTCACAATCGGAACAATCCTATTCGTGGGCATCGTTGGGCTTCTTGTTTACAGCTTGATTCGTTTTCGTCGACGAAGTGGCCAGCTCGGCGACGGAATCGCCATCGAAGGCAATCTCCCCCTGGAGATTTTCTGGACAGCAGTACCGGCGATTGTTGTGCTGTTCGTTGGCCTCTACAGCTACGACATCTACGACCGCATGGGCGGGATGGTACCGCTGGCTCACGACCACATGGCTGTGAGCGGTGAAGAGCGCATCTGGGGAGGCATCAGCTCCGGCTCAACGCTGACAGACAACACCTCAGCAACTGCACTGCCCATTGATGTGACTGCAATGCAGTTTGCCTTTCTCTTTCATTACCCAGAGGGAGACATCACAGCTGGAGAGCTGCACGTACCCGCCAATCGGCCAGTGACCCTCCACATGGAGGCAAAGGATGTGATTCATGCCTTCTGGGTTCCGGAGTTTCGTCTCAAGCAGGACGTGATTCCTGGGCAACCGACCCAACTCAGCTTCACGGCCACGCGACCCGGTCGTTATCCGATCGTCTGCGCAGAGCTCTGTGGCCCGTATCACGGAGGCATGCGTTCCACCGTGGTTGTTGACGAACCGGACGAATGGGATGCCTGGTTCAGCAGCAACGCCAAAACGGAAGACACCACCACAACCTGA
- the ctaD gene encoding cytochrome c oxidase subunit I, whose product MTVAIPPQTSSSSPRLQPTGWLRYFSFSVDHKVIGLQYLVCGFLFYLIGGALAGAIRTELASPVSDFMARDVYNQVLTLHGTVMIFLWIVPVVNGAFGNYLIPFYVGARDMAFPRLNAVAFWLIPPAGLMLITSYFLTGAAQSGWTAYPPLSITTPATGQIIWILSVLLLGGSSIFGGINFIATILKLRRPGLKLMQLPMYCWAMLGTSILVVLSTPVLAGTLVLLSFDIVAHTGFFNPTLGGNVVVYQHLFWFYSHPAVYIMVLPAFGLVSEILPVHARKPLFGYVTMVYSIMAIVVLGLVVWAHHMFTSGTPPWMRLFFTIATAFIAVPTGIKFFNWLATLWGGRITLNSAMLFSCGFIVNFVLGGITGVALAQVPFDIHVHDTYFVVAHFHYIVFGGSVFVIFASVYHWYPKFTGRMLNEDLGRLHCALTFIGFNLCFGPQHWLGLNGMPRRVAEYDPQFTLINQISSVGALLMAISTLPFLWNVVQSALSGKPAGDNPWNALTPEWLTSSPPPVENWIGEAPLVEEPYGYGVPMDQLDLTATSGRDLWSSGK is encoded by the coding sequence ATGACTGTTGCCATCCCACCTCAGACCAGCTCATCCAGCCCAAGGCTTCAACCGACTGGCTGGCTTCGCTATTTCAGCTTCAGCGTCGATCACAAGGTGATCGGCCTGCAATACCTGGTCTGCGGCTTTCTCTTCTATTTGATCGGAGGAGCCCTCGCCGGGGCGATTCGTACGGAACTGGCCAGTCCGGTCTCGGACTTCATGGCCAGGGACGTTTACAACCAGGTCCTCACCCTGCATGGGACCGTCATGATCTTTCTTTGGATCGTGCCGGTGGTGAATGGCGCCTTCGGCAACTACCTGATTCCCTTTTATGTGGGTGCCCGGGACATGGCGTTCCCACGACTCAATGCGGTGGCATTCTGGCTGATTCCCCCAGCGGGGCTGATGCTGATCACCAGCTATTTCCTGACTGGTGCTGCGCAGTCCGGCTGGACCGCCTATCCCCCGTTGAGCATCACCACTCCTGCCACAGGTCAGATCATCTGGATTCTGAGTGTGCTTCTGCTGGGGGGAAGTTCCATCTTTGGCGGCATTAATTTCATCGCGACGATTCTCAAACTGCGTCGCCCGGGGCTGAAGTTGATGCAATTACCGATGTACTGCTGGGCGATGCTGGGCACCAGCATTTTGGTGGTTCTTTCAACCCCTGTGTTGGCGGGAACACTGGTGTTGCTCAGTTTCGACATTGTGGCCCACACCGGCTTTTTCAACCCGACACTGGGGGGGAACGTTGTCGTTTATCAACACCTGTTCTGGTTTTATTCCCACCCGGCGGTGTACATCATGGTGCTGCCGGCCTTCGGCCTGGTGAGTGAAATCCTCCCCGTCCACGCGCGCAAGCCCCTGTTCGGCTACGTGACGATGGTCTATTCGATCATGGCCATCGTGGTGCTCGGCCTCGTCGTCTGGGCCCACCACATGTTCACCAGCGGCACACCGCCTTGGATGCGGTTGTTCTTCACCATCGCCACCGCCTTCATCGCCGTACCGACGGGGATCAAATTCTTCAACTGGCTGGCCACCCTCTGGGGCGGGCGCATCACCCTGAACAGCGCCATGTTGTTTTCCTGCGGGTTCATCGTCAATTTTGTGCTGGGGGGGATCACCGGTGTGGCACTGGCTCAGGTGCCTTTCGACATTCATGTGCATGACACCTACTTCGTGGTGGCCCATTTCCACTACATCGTCTTCGGTGGGTCGGTGTTCGTGATCTTCGCCTCGGTTTACCACTGGTATCCAAAGTTCACGGGCCGCATGCTCAATGAAGACCTGGGGCGGCTCCACTGCGCCCTCACCTTCATCGGCTTCAACCTCTGCTTTGGTCCGCAGCACTGGCTCGGGCTGAATGGCATGCCACGTCGTGTCGCCGAATACGACCCGCAGTTCACCCTGATAAATCAGATCAGTTCCGTCGGGGCACTGCTGATGGCCATCAGCACCCTGCCATTCCTCTGGAACGTGGTGCAGAGCGCCCTCAGCGGCAAACCTGCCGGAGACAACCCCTGGAATGCCCTGACACCGGAATGGCTCACCAGCTCACCACCACCGGTGGAGAACTGGATCGGTGAAGCGCCTCTCGTGGAAGAGCCCTACGGCTATGGCGTTCCCATGGATCAACTTGACCTGACCGCCACCAGCGGTCGCGACCTCTGGAGCAGCGGCAAATGA
- a CDS encoding cytochrome c oxidase subunit 3 gives MTSTLPVQPESSHASDSHGHEEHADYRMFGLATFLVADAMTFAGFFAAYLTFKAVNPLPEGAIYELELPLPILNTVLLLVSSATFHKAGQAIRQNLQGRCRNWLLVTAGLGLAFLVSQMVEYFTLPFGLTDNLYASTFFAATGFHGLHVTLGALMILIVWWQARANGGRVTAEDHFPLEAAELYWHFVDGIWVILFVILYLL, from the coding sequence ATGACCTCGACACTCCCCGTTCAGCCGGAGAGCTCCCATGCAAGCGACTCCCACGGGCATGAGGAACACGCCGACTACCGCATGTTCGGCCTGGCCACCTTTCTCGTCGCTGATGCGATGACCTTCGCCGGGTTCTTTGCGGCCTATCTCACCTTCAAGGCCGTCAATCCTCTTCCTGAGGGAGCCATCTATGAGCTGGAGCTGCCACTGCCCATCCTCAACACCGTGTTGTTGCTGGTGAGCAGTGCCACATTTCACAAGGCCGGGCAGGCCATCCGCCAGAACCTGCAAGGCCGTTGCCGCAACTGGCTGCTCGTGACGGCAGGGTTAGGGCTCGCGTTTCTGGTGAGTCAGATGGTCGAGTACTTCACCCTCCCCTTTGGCCTGACGGACAACCTGTACGCAAGCACTTTCTTCGCCGCCACGGGCTTCCACGGATTGCACGTCACTCTGGGCGCTCTGATGATCCTGATTGTCTGGTGGCAAGCTCGCGCCAATGGTGGTCGTGTGACGGCTGAGGATCACTTCCCCCTCGAAGCGGCCGAGCTGTACTGGCACTTCGTGGATGGAATCTGGGTCATTCTGTTCGTCATCCTCTATTTGCTCTGA
- a CDS encoding AbrB family transcriptional regulator, whose protein sequence is MLVGEELLNKARSLSNRPEDDIARGCGYVGPSGRLLKKSFYRALVEAKAEAQGWQLPRSTTNSGGGGSRGRQAEFRTRVHGNGNLLIGHAYTRRLGLEPGQEFRIELNSDSGSISLSPLNESTMESTADQVQPFSDSQASDMAGVE, encoded by the coding sequence ATGCTGGTCGGCGAAGAACTGCTGAACAAGGCCAGATCGCTCAGCAATCGGCCGGAGGATGACATCGCCAGAGGTTGCGGTTATGTCGGCCCCAGTGGTCGATTGCTGAAAAAGAGCTTCTACAGAGCACTGGTCGAAGCCAAGGCCGAGGCCCAGGGCTGGCAGCTTCCCCGCAGCACAACCAACAGCGGTGGGGGTGGCAGTCGCGGTCGGCAGGCCGAGTTCCGCACCCGAGTGCATGGCAACGGCAATCTGCTGATCGGACACGCCTACACCCGCAGGCTTGGTCTTGAGCCTGGCCAGGAATTCCGGATTGAGCTGAACAGCGATTCCGGGTCCATCTCCTTGAGCCCTCTCAACGAAAGCACGATGGAGAGCACTGCTGATCAGGTCCAGCCGTTTTCGGACAGCCAGGCTTCTGACATGGCCGGTGTGGAGTGA
- a CDS encoding riboflavin synthase — protein MFTGLVQAMGRIQRRGNGLLVEGAGPFGPLSLGDSVAVDGVCLTVAECVGEGFRADVSEETLERTTLGRKAERGGAVNLEPALRLSDRLGGHLVSGHIDAVGEVMDVVELPQSWRLGLRWSEPRFGRYVCEKASIAVDGISLTVASCSDDGVTFELAVIPHTWSVTTLSRLAVGDQVNLEADQLARYAERLLVADGQDNHHSTPAMSEAWLSENGWT, from the coding sequence ATGTTCACAGGGTTGGTCCAGGCAATGGGTCGGATTCAGCGCCGGGGGAACGGTCTCCTGGTGGAGGGCGCTGGCCCCTTCGGCCCCCTGAGCCTGGGGGACAGCGTTGCCGTGGATGGGGTTTGCCTCACGGTTGCCGAGTGTGTCGGAGAGGGCTTTCGTGCGGACGTCAGTGAAGAGACCCTGGAGCGCACCACGCTGGGACGCAAGGCGGAACGGGGTGGTGCCGTGAACCTCGAACCTGCCTTGCGGCTCAGTGACCGTCTGGGAGGGCATTTGGTCAGTGGCCACATCGATGCTGTCGGTGAGGTGATGGATGTGGTCGAGCTGCCGCAGTCCTGGCGGCTGGGGCTGCGCTGGAGCGAACCTCGCTTCGGGCGCTATGTCTGCGAAAAAGCCAGCATTGCGGTGGACGGCATCAGCCTCACCGTGGCCTCATGTTCAGACGATGGTGTGACGTTCGAGCTGGCGGTGATCCCCCACACCTGGAGTGTCACCACCTTGAGCCGGCTGGCTGTGGGAGACCAGGTGAACCTGGAGGCCGATCAACTGGCGCGTTACGCCGAGCGGTTACTCGTGGCCGATGGACAGGACAACCATCACTCCACACCGGCCATGTCAGAAGCCTGGCTGTCCGAAAACGGCTGGACCTGA
- a CDS encoding bifunctional nuclease family protein → MVEMSVAGIALEAASRTPIVLLRDPSGRRQVPIWIDQSQAHNIMAGLQGAEPPRPLSHDLMAALLVAGGLELERVIVHAIEDSTFHAVLKLRQNDPMDAAAEGDVILHDVDARPSDAIALAVRTGSTIWMLEEVVAEASIAVDAEADARDQSDFNRFVDDLSPAALVKHLRNRGEGEDPEQTDPDRG, encoded by the coding sequence ATGGTGGAGATGAGCGTTGCCGGAATTGCTCTGGAAGCGGCAAGCCGGACGCCGATCGTGCTGCTGAGAGATCCCAGTGGACGCCGACAGGTTCCGATCTGGATCGACCAGAGCCAAGCCCACAACATCATGGCCGGGCTGCAAGGGGCGGAACCGCCCCGGCCCCTCAGCCACGACCTCATGGCTGCTCTGCTGGTGGCCGGCGGTCTCGAACTGGAGCGCGTGATCGTGCATGCCATCGAAGACAGCACCTTTCATGCGGTCCTGAAACTCAGACAAAACGATCCAATGGACGCGGCGGCTGAAGGCGACGTGATCCTCCATGACGTGGATGCACGCCCGAGTGATGCCATCGCCCTTGCAGTACGGACCGGCAGCACCATCTGGATGCTGGAGGAGGTGGTGGCGGAAGCCTCCATTGCTGTGGATGCCGAAGCGGACGCCCGAGATCAGAGCGACTTCAACCGTTTCGTCGACGACCTCAGTCCAGCCGCCCTGGTAAAGCACCTGCGCAACCGCGGTGAAGGGGAGGATCCAGAACAGACAGATCCTGATCGGGGGTGA
- a CDS encoding aldo/keto reductase, with translation MRALGSLEQMQEVVQAAVLAGINHLETAAAYGPAEDFLGHALKQAEQPEGGWVVTSKLLPGLTLREGKHQLLKILERLGCDNLDNLAIHGINRPEHLDWALHGDGKDLLDWAQGEGHAAQVGFSSHGSQALIAAAISSGRFQFCCLHLHLLDPQRLPLAHQALEQGIGVLAISPADKGGRLQAPSPTLISDCAPFSPLQLAYRFLLAQGISTLSVGAAQASDLELAAALQSRDSPLSLEEQSSLQRLADHRHERVGADLCGQCQACLPCPNEVPIPELLRLRNLAIGHDLIPFCQERYNLIGRAGHWWETVDASACKQCGDCLPRCPHQLTIPDLLADTHRRLQASPRRRLWG, from the coding sequence ATGCGAGCCCTGGGCTCGCTCGAGCAGATGCAGGAGGTGGTGCAGGCAGCGGTCCTCGCCGGCATCAACCATCTCGAGACAGCAGCCGCCTACGGCCCGGCAGAAGATTTTCTGGGGCATGCACTGAAGCAGGCAGAACAACCCGAGGGGGGCTGGGTCGTCACCAGCAAACTGCTGCCGGGATTGACCCTGCGTGAGGGGAAGCATCAGCTGCTGAAGATCCTGGAGCGTCTTGGCTGCGACAACCTCGACAATCTGGCCATCCATGGCATCAACCGCCCTGAACACCTCGACTGGGCCCTGCATGGGGATGGCAAGGACTTGCTGGACTGGGCCCAGGGGGAGGGCCATGCCGCTCAGGTGGGATTCAGCAGCCATGGCAGCCAAGCACTGATTGCCGCGGCCATCAGCAGTGGGCGATTTCAGTTTTGCTGCCTGCATCTGCATCTGCTGGATCCACAGCGTCTGCCGTTGGCCCATCAGGCCCTTGAGCAAGGCATTGGGGTCCTGGCGATTTCTCCGGCTGACAAGGGGGGACGCCTGCAAGCACCTAGTCCGACCCTGATCAGCGATTGTGCCCCGTTCTCCCCATTGCAGCTGGCTTACCGCTTCCTGCTGGCCCAGGGGATCTCCACCCTCAGTGTCGGTGCGGCTCAGGCCTCCGACCTGGAGCTCGCCGCTGCGCTGCAGAGCAGAGATTCACCCCTCTCTCTCGAGGAACAATCCAGCCTGCAACGGCTGGCCGACCATCGCCATGAGCGTGTCGGCGCTGATCTCTGCGGGCAGTGCCAGGCCTGTCTGCCCTGCCCGAACGAGGTGCCAATTCCAGAGCTGCTGCGGTTACGCAATCTGGCCATCGGCCATGACCTGATCCCCTTCTGCCAGGAGCGTTACAACCTCATCGGGCGAGCGGGTCACTGGTGGGAAACCGTTGATGCCAGCGCCTGCAAGCAGTGTGGGGACTGCCTGCCCCGCTGTCCTCACCAGCTGACGATTCCAGACTTGCTGGCTGACACCCACCGTCGACTGCAGGCCTCCCCACGCCGACGGTTATGGGGTTGA
- a CDS encoding type 2 periplasmic-binding domain-containing protein has protein sequence MGFRGQCSRRRLLQLAAGAGLGLVAACRKGPEPPQLRAARGLIPKAWADQLPSPWTWSWQESESTEPDDQDQGGGDLLALNDGWLPALPPDQLQLIQAPPLQQQLGVQARRFLEQHGEQRAGSLLPVGVSPWVMLFRNGTEWAEAARASWDVLLQPSLAGQVILPASPRWVLDLADRCGGDAVLQRLRQQLLTMDDRRATNWLLKDKARVVVLPLQRCMALLRRDPRLTAVLPDQGAPLHWTLLVRLKGTREPLPQAWVEQAWTSPLRRTLLVNGWRAPLEADAIELDRQDLPNPWRDLLLPPASLWERCWSLPPLTEPERLQLGERWRASTP, from the coding sequence ATGGGTTTTCGCGGACAGTGCAGTCGTCGCCGCCTGCTGCAGCTGGCGGCGGGAGCGGGCCTCGGGCTGGTGGCTGCCTGCCGCAAGGGCCCGGAGCCACCCCAGCTTCGTGCGGCTCGAGGACTCATCCCCAAGGCCTGGGCGGATCAGCTGCCATCCCCCTGGACCTGGTCCTGGCAGGAGTCTGAGTCCACGGAGCCCGATGACCAGGACCAAGGTGGCGGCGATCTTCTGGCCCTCAACGATGGATGGTTGCCGGCGTTGCCGCCGGATCAACTGCAGCTGATTCAGGCGCCACCGTTGCAGCAACAACTCGGCGTTCAGGCACGCCGCTTTCTGGAACAGCATGGTGAGCAGCGCGCCGGATCGCTGCTGCCGGTGGGTGTGAGTCCCTGGGTAATGCTGTTCCGAAATGGCACCGAGTGGGCTGAGGCGGCCAGGGCCAGCTGGGATGTGCTGCTCCAACCGTCGCTGGCCGGACAGGTGATTCTTCCCGCCAGTCCCCGTTGGGTGTTGGACCTCGCCGACCGCTGCGGGGGTGATGCAGTCCTGCAACGCCTGCGCCAGCAGCTGTTGACCATGGACGACCGGCGTGCCACCAACTGGTTGCTCAAGGACAAGGCACGGGTTGTGGTGTTGCCCCTGCAGCGCTGCATGGCCCTGTTGCGGCGCGATCCACGCCTGACGGCTGTGCTGCCCGATCAAGGAGCACCTCTCCATTGGACGCTGTTGGTGCGGCTCAAGGGAACCCGCGAGCCGCTGCCTCAGGCCTGGGTGGAGCAGGCCTGGACATCTCCCCTGCGCCGCACCCTTCTGGTCAACGGCTGGCGTGCTCCGCTTGAGGCCGATGCGATCGAGCTTGATCGCCAAGACCTGCCCAACCCTTGGCGTGACCTACTTCTTCCGCCTGCATCGCTGTGGGAACGCTGTTGGTCACTGCCGCCATTGACAGAGCCGGAGCGGTTGCAGCTTGGGGAGCGGTGGCGTGCTTCAACCCCATAA
- a CDS encoding nicotinate-nucleotide--dimethylbenzimidazole phosphoribosyltransferase — protein sequence MLPLTLSDLEGLPLGCSIVGSRCSRQQLQAHLEPWCQGDSSFDLLLLLAATRTAEREGISAAGATAASRRLTALADADLLLHGPGKPRRWPLPPLPAGVSPALLSHVALQRLPMQPLVAALGLEHEATFPHLRLESPQAGPARCLSTGRAMDPERVERLWRKGMRLGAQLRRPLLLAECVPGGTTTAQAVLKALGVPVNGLISGSARQPPQELKRHLVEQGLCRAQLPAWPSPQAVLAAVGDPFQAVAAGVLVSAQQPVLLGGGSQMAAVATLALASLPDQERKVLADRVLLGSTAWLALEWIRGGDMPALGCLLDEVGHRFGVSLAGLASGLRFHASRQPALRDYEDGFVKEGVGAGALLLLAQLQGQHSEALVEGCERALDQLLASAVASEV from the coding sequence TTGTTGCCCTTGACCCTCTCTGATCTGGAGGGCCTCCCGTTGGGCTGCTCCATTGTTGGCAGCCGCTGCAGCCGGCAGCAGTTGCAGGCCCATCTCGAGCCATGGTGCCAAGGGGATTCGAGCTTTGATCTGTTGCTGCTGCTGGCGGCAACGCGGACAGCTGAACGCGAGGGCATTTCCGCTGCAGGAGCTACCGCTGCCTCCCGCCGTCTCACCGCCCTGGCGGATGCCGACCTGCTGCTCCATGGTCCAGGCAAGCCGCGGCGCTGGCCGTTGCCGCCCCTCCCTGCTGGTGTCTCGCCCGCCCTGCTGAGCCATGTGGCGCTGCAACGGCTTCCGATGCAACCTCTTGTGGCGGCGCTGGGTCTGGAGCACGAGGCCACGTTTCCGCACCTGCGCCTGGAGTCCCCACAGGCGGGGCCGGCGCGGTGTTTGTCCACGGGACGCGCCATGGATCCGGAGCGTGTGGAACGACTGTGGCGCAAGGGGATGCGTCTTGGTGCACAGCTGCGCCGTCCACTGCTGCTGGCGGAATGTGTTCCAGGAGGAACCACGACAGCTCAAGCCGTGCTCAAGGCCCTTGGGGTGCCCGTGAATGGGTTGATCAGTGGCAGCGCCCGGCAGCCGCCCCAGGAGCTGAAGCGACACCTGGTGGAGCAGGGGTTGTGTCGGGCGCAGTTGCCGGCATGGCCGTCGCCCCAGGCTGTCCTGGCAGCCGTGGGGGATCCGTTTCAGGCTGTGGCTGCCGGCGTGCTGGTGTCGGCTCAGCAGCCGGTGCTGCTGGGGGGAGGCAGTCAGATGGCTGCTGTCGCGACCCTTGCCTTGGCATCGCTACCGGATCAGGAACGGAAAGTCCTGGCGGATCGGGTGCTGCTCGGTTCAACGGCGTGGCTGGCGCTGGAATGGATCCGTGGCGGTGACATGCCGGCCCTGGGCTGTCTGCTGGATGAAGTGGGCCATCGCTTCGGTGTTTCCCTGGCAGGACTGGCCAGTGGATTGCGCTTTCATGCCAGCCGGCAGCCCGCCTTGCGTGATTACGAGGACGGGTTCGTCAAGGAAGGGGTCGGGGCTGGAGCGTTGCTGCTGTTGGCCCAGTTGCAGGGCCAACACTCCGAGGCTCTGGTGGAGGGTTGCGAGCGGGCCTTGGATCAGCTGCTGGCGTCCGCCGTAGCGTCAGAGGTATGA
- a CDS encoding DUF2232 domain-containing protein → MNQPRRNLTRQQALRLVEGAYLAATTGLIWLALYYLPVGGALFRLALPLPLSLLQLRHGGRSGAEGVLLAVLLMTALMGPVRGPLLLFPYGLMALWLGWSWGKGRSWWLSWSVGVVLGSIGFLVRVLVLSLLVGENLWVVITRAGAGLLERLIALLQLPISPDLTSVQLMALGLVVVQEVIYVLSLHALAYWIFPRLNAPIPEPPKLLQGLVALDPL, encoded by the coding sequence ATGAATCAGCCGCGGCGCAACCTGACGCGGCAGCAGGCGCTCCGTCTCGTGGAAGGGGCTTACCTGGCGGCCACCACCGGCCTGATCTGGCTGGCGTTGTACTACCTGCCGGTGGGCGGTGCGCTGTTCCGGCTAGCCCTGCCGCTGCCCCTGTCCTTACTGCAACTACGCCATGGTGGACGGTCGGGGGCCGAGGGTGTGTTGCTGGCTGTGTTGCTGATGACAGCGTTGATGGGGCCTGTGAGAGGCCCTCTTCTGCTGTTCCCGTATGGCTTGATGGCTCTCTGGTTGGGTTGGAGCTGGGGCAAGGGACGCAGCTGGTGGTTGAGCTGGTCGGTGGGAGTGGTGCTGGGCAGCATCGGATTTCTGGTGCGGGTGCTGGTGTTGTCGCTCCTGGTGGGAGAAAACCTTTGGGTGGTGATCACCCGTGCCGGTGCCGGGTTGCTCGAGCGGTTGATCGCGCTGTTGCAGTTACCCATCAGCCCGGATCTCACCAGCGTGCAGTTGATGGCCCTTGGCCTTGTTGTGGTGCAAGAGGTGATCTATGTGCTGTCACTCCACGCGCTGGCGTACTGGATTTTTCCCCGCCTCAACGCGCCAATCCCAGAGCCACCAAAGCTCTTGCAAGGACTTGTTGCCCTTGACCCTCTCTGA